A portion of the Rubritalea squalenifaciens DSM 18772 genome contains these proteins:
- a CDS encoding PEP-CTERM sorting domain-containing protein, with the protein MKHTILLTGLLACLGYAQAATMELGGITVVEADEFDASGSAGNTVFANIDPGTAVTTRSQGSFSDADTWKYRTAGSWGAVPAEFSAAYSSFGNGATDNANLTVTTSISGLANATYNVYAIYLGRTDGNDDGGIAAALTGDALVDYPDLVDTNTYADGFSLGVTGASDSNWEAYAVKIGEVTGTTISVDAGLLSTTDTGSGIQRNTYLGIGYSLASVPEPSSTALIGLAGLGFILRRRR; encoded by the coding sequence ATGAAACACACAATCCTCCTCACCGGCCTGCTAGCCTGCCTCGGCTATGCTCAGGCCGCCACCATGGAATTAGGTGGCATCACCGTCGTCGAAGCCGATGAATTCGACGCATCCGGCTCTGCTGGAAATACAGTCTTCGCCAATATCGACCCCGGCACTGCGGTAACCACACGTAGCCAGGGCAGCTTCAGTGATGCCGACACCTGGAAGTACCGCACCGCCGGCTCTTGGGGCGCCGTTCCTGCAGAGTTTAGCGCGGCATACTCCAGTTTTGGTAACGGAGCGACTGATAACGCCAACCTGACTGTCACCACCTCTATCTCCGGCTTGGCCAACGCCACCTACAATGTCTACGCCATCTACCTAGGCCGCACTGACGGCAATGACGATGGTGGCATCGCCGCAGCACTCACTGGAGACGCACTCGTTGATTATCCTGATTTGGTCGACACCAATACCTACGCAGACGGGTTCTCACTCGGAGTCACTGGCGCCAGCGATTCCAACTGGGAAGCCTATGCCGTCAAAATCGGCGAAGTCACAGGCACTACCATCTCGGTGGACGCAGGCCTCCTTTCCACCACAGATACCGGCTCTGGCATCCAGCGTAACACCTACCTCGGTATCGGCTACTCACTCGCATCAGTACCTGAACCGTCTAGCACCGCTCTAATCGGGCTGGCAGGACTTGGATTTATCCTGCGCCGACGCCGCTAG
- a CDS encoding substrate-binding domain-containing protein, whose protein sequence is MTNRLTNPPITIIYATYVYDERIHRGIAQYCQSRGWRVKLLLPHNWRQTDVPDLLGVISSFEPEKDSSGMNAFLLSLKVPIVDMSRNAPEMELPRFLLDLERSGELAASHLSEKGYDTLAYIGWGDTWHDDLRIKGFTRMAEQLGVDVRICWLRGSSASLSETISNFVTSLPNNTGIYGSYDRIAAMALYEAIHAKRKVPGQLGIIGSQNHEADSAFTEIPISTIDLNLVQQGYSAAEGLAALIDGKTLPAASYLIPGAMVIERASTQPGGESEDFARKMTRYILKNLNQEISVADLCEVTNISRATLQRKFKESFGHGVATEVRLQRMEKAKELLMNTKQTATSISEQLGYNDVTQFYRSFKRVVGLTAQEYRDQGRQRSSVQWA, encoded by the coding sequence ATGACAAATCGTCTCACAAATCCTCCCATCACCATCATTTACGCCACTTATGTTTACGATGAGCGTATTCATCGTGGTATTGCGCAGTATTGTCAGTCGCGTGGTTGGCGGGTGAAGCTGCTGCTCCCTCACAATTGGAGGCAGACTGATGTGCCTGATCTGCTAGGCGTCATTAGCTCATTTGAGCCGGAAAAGGATTCCAGTGGGATGAATGCCTTTCTGCTCTCTCTCAAGGTGCCCATCGTGGACATGAGCCGGAATGCTCCGGAGATGGAGCTTCCCAGGTTTCTGCTGGATCTGGAGCGATCCGGTGAGTTGGCGGCCAGTCATCTAAGTGAGAAAGGCTACGATACTCTGGCCTACATCGGCTGGGGAGATACCTGGCATGATGATCTGCGGATCAAAGGCTTCACGCGGATGGCTGAGCAACTGGGTGTGGATGTGAGGATTTGCTGGTTGAGGGGATCTAGTGCGTCCCTTAGCGAGACAATTTCGAATTTTGTTACTAGTTTGCCTAACAATACAGGCATCTATGGTTCCTACGACCGGATTGCGGCCATGGCGCTCTATGAGGCGATCCATGCCAAACGCAAGGTGCCCGGCCAGCTGGGCATCATCGGCAGTCAGAACCATGAAGCAGACTCAGCCTTCACGGAGATCCCGATCAGCACGATAGACTTGAATCTGGTGCAGCAGGGATATTCGGCAGCTGAGGGCTTAGCAGCATTGATTGATGGGAAAACGCTACCAGCAGCAAGTTACCTGATTCCCGGTGCTATGGTCATCGAGCGGGCAAGCACCCAGCCGGGTGGTGAGAGTGAGGACTTTGCCCGGAAGATGACTCGCTACATATTGAAGAACTTGAATCAGGAGATCTCGGTAGCGGATTTATGTGAAGTAACAAATATCTCACGGGCGACATTGCAGCGGAAGTTCAAGGAAAGCTTTGGGCATGGCGTGGCCACCGAAGTCAGGCTACAGCGGATGGAAAAAGCCAAAGAGCTTTTGATGAATACCAAGCAGACCGCGACGTCCATCAGCGAACAGTTAGGCTATAACGACGTCACCCAGTTTTACCGAAGCTTCAAGCGGGTGGTCGGGCTGACTGCCCAAGAGTACCGTGACCAAGGCCGCCAGAGGAGTTCAGTCCAGTGGGCTTGA